Proteins found in one Kluyveromyces marxianus DMKU3-1042 DNA, complete genome, chromosome 2 genomic segment:
- the NAB2 gene encoding mRNA-binding protein NAB2 produces MTSVPENIATNLKTVISERLKVVPNFNEDVNQVAEYVTLLMSNGSSATDILQELSSLFDSVSPQELQDVVSIAFNAAELLKGGDDLNAVFAKLGNQGSNGPSAPVSESTSAPSSSGPVSAPASASANSESVPSSSPVSAFTGVVDVSSSKYNTAGNQARHPAQRTRDPHGTVSRRGGSSSARGGISKTAAIPNRRTPNSRYGANQLAMALGIDEANASNEGSTHTVIKREGRCPDFPHCPLGRKCTRGHPTATCPSYPNCKNPPGTCTYLHPSEDAELMKEIERVREERRIKREEMEKKQQQRISGIVVCKFGTVCSNPKCPFGHPTPANEDAKVTQFSWCESNLQCADPTCNKAHSSLSKIRSVEPLHKPTPKPVIAKPSNPKYVAGSMVPPEEKTLEQCKFGPKCTNKRCPKRHARSPIMCREGANCTRIDCLFGHPVNEPCRYGAECRTYGCLFQHPPERVLPEKPRKGGDAGNNFNTTQGNGVWFNPQLIGSGNSSSNERPFALPESSVQSVHANQEVDGDSMMAN; encoded by the coding sequence ATGACATCAGTTCCTGAAAATATTGCTACCAATCTTAAGACTGTGATCTCAGAAAGACTAAAGGTCGTTCCAAACTTCAACGAAGATGTCAATCAAGTTGCTGAATATGTGACATTACTTATGTCAAATGGATCCAGTGCAACAGATATTTTGCAGGAGTTGTCTAGTTTGTTCGACAGTGTGAGTCCTCAGGAGCTTCAAGATGTGGTTAGTATCGCATTCAATGCGGCAGAACTTTTGAAAGGGGGCGATGACTTGAATGCAGTTTTTGCAAAATTGGGAAACCAAGGGTCTAATGGACCATCGGCCCCTGTTTCTGAGAGTACATCGGCACCTTCATCTTCGGGACCGGTTTCTGCAcctgcttctgcttctgctaATTCAGAGAGCGTTCCATCCAGTTCGCCTGTATCAGCTTTTACTGGTGTAGTAGATGTCTCGTCTTCCAAGTATAACACTGCGGGAAACCAAGCAAGGCATCCAGCCCAACGTACTAGGGACCCTCATGGGACTGTTTCTAGACGTGGTGGCTCAAGTAGCGCTAGAGGAGGTATCTCTAAGACAGCAGCTATCCCAAACAGAAGAACACCTAACTCCAGGTATGGTGCCAATCAGTTAGCCATGGCACTGGGCATCGATGAGGCCAACGCCTCGAATGAGGGGTCTACACATACGGTGATCAAGAGAGAGGGTCGTTGTCCAGACTTCCCACATTGTCCATTGGGCAGAAAGTGTACTCGTGGCCACCCAACTGCTACTTGTCCAAGCTATCCCAACTGTAAGAATCCACCAGGAACGTGCACGTATCTACATCCAAGCGAGGATGCAGAATTGATGAAGGAGATTGAACGTGTCAGAGAGGAGCGTAGAATTAAAAGAGAGGAgatggagaagaagcagcagcaaaggATCAGtggtattgttgtttgtaAGTTTGGTACTGTGTGCTCGAACCCCAAATGTCCATTCGGACATCCAACACCGGCAAACGAAGATGCAAAGGTAACGCAATTCAGCTGGTGTGAGAGCAACTTACAGTGTGCTGATCCTACATGTAACAAGGCACACAGTTCTTTGTCCAAGATTAGAAGTGTAGAACCACTTCACAAGCCTACCCCTAAGCCGGTCATTGCAAAGCCTTCGAATCCAAAATATGTCGCTGGATCGATGGTCCCACCAGAGGAGAAAACATTGGAACAGTGTAAATTTGGTCCTAAATGTACAAACAAGCGCTGTCCTAAGAGACACGCTAGATCGCCAATTATGTGCCGCGAGGGTGCTAACTGTACAAGGATAGATTGTTTGTTTGGACACCCAGTAAATGAACCATGTAGATATGGTGCTGAATGCAGGACGTACGGCTGTTTGTTCCAACATCCCCCAGAAAGAGTCTTGCCTGAGAAGCCTAGAAAAGGTGGCGATGCAGGCAACAACTTCAATACAACCCAGGGCAATGGAGTATGGTTTAATCCACAACTGATTGGTAGCGGAAACTCATCGAGCAATGAAAGACCATTTGCTCTTCCGGAATCCAGCGTGCAATCAGTCCATGCAAACCAAGAAGTGGACGGTGATTCCATGATGGCGAACTAA